From the genome of Phytohabitans rumicis, one region includes:
- a CDS encoding class I SAM-dependent methyltransferase, with protein sequence MAVAAMIAEFDDVAGWTADAVEQLGDRYAIPAACRGSSNPSALAWLAEACELSAGSRLLDVGAGAGGPAAWAAERFGVRPVLLEPMQTACRAAARLFGLPVITADGARIPLRAGSVDVAWCLGVLCTVEDKAALLREIHRVLMPGASLGLLVVVARSPQTLPVPEGNHFPTQEELGALLTRTGFKLLEQTSWPGGAPLSWSRRVEQVRAAVAARHHAARAYALAVRQGERFGRLFATEQVSMQLIHVRRP encoded by the coding sequence GTGGCTGTAGCGGCGATGATTGCCGAGTTCGACGACGTCGCGGGCTGGACCGCCGACGCGGTCGAGCAGCTCGGGGATCGGTACGCGATACCGGCCGCCTGCCGTGGCAGCTCGAACCCGTCGGCCTTGGCCTGGCTGGCCGAGGCGTGCGAGCTGTCCGCCGGGAGCAGGCTGCTGGATGTCGGTGCGGGCGCGGGCGGTCCGGCCGCGTGGGCAGCCGAGCGGTTCGGGGTCCGTCCCGTCCTGTTGGAACCGATGCAGACCGCATGCAGGGCCGCCGCCCGGCTCTTCGGGCTTCCGGTCATCACCGCCGACGGAGCCAGGATTCCACTTCGGGCGGGGTCGGTGGACGTGGCCTGGTGCCTGGGTGTGCTGTGCACCGTCGAGGACAAGGCCGCTCTGCTCCGGGAGATCCATCGGGTGCTGATGCCCGGTGCCTCGCTGGGCCTGCTGGTGGTCGTTGCCCGAAGCCCGCAAACCCTTCCGGTTCCGGAGGGCAACCACTTCCCGACCCAGGAGGAGCTCGGGGCGCTCCTGACCCGTACGGGATTCAAGCTGCTCGAGCAGACCAGCTGGCCCGGTGGTGCGCCGCTGTCCTGGTCGCGGCGGGTCGAGCAGGTCCGCGCGGCCGTCGCCGCGAGGCACCACGCGGCCCGTGCATACGCGTTGGCGGTTCGTCAAGGCGAGCGCTTCGGCCGCTTGTTCGCCACCGAGCAGGTCTCGATGCAACTCATTCATGTGAGGCGCCCGTGA
- a CDS encoding low temperature requirement protein A, with protein sequence MTGRAVDEPHRASTQLELLFDLTFVVAIAAVVLQLGHGLAEGHAAAVVGPFLQVFFAIWWAWMNFTWFASSYDTDDVPYRLLTLLQMGGVLVLAAGVPSASEDGDYRMVTFGYLLMRAGLVVLWLRAAREDPEGRRTAVRYAAGIGTLELLWLVRLLLDELGVLTGAALTVGFAALAVAELSVPPWAERSRPTNWHPHHIAERYALFAIILLGESVLAVSTGIADVLTSGLDGSLVVVAGSGLVLLFALWWLYELEPSADGLSTRRERSYLWGYGHYGVFAALAALGAGLEVAVRQTGAHHTLGTLATGYLVAVPTAAFLALLWVSHAPIVPRSTVRPSVALGASALVLLAPVAGAGAGVGAIVALVALVAAAAVAVTVARG encoded by the coding sequence ATGACGGGGCGTGCCGTCGACGAGCCGCACCGGGCGTCGACACAACTGGAGCTGCTGTTCGACCTGACGTTCGTGGTGGCGATCGCGGCGGTCGTGCTGCAGCTCGGTCACGGGTTGGCCGAGGGGCACGCCGCAGCGGTCGTGGGGCCGTTCCTGCAGGTGTTCTTCGCCATCTGGTGGGCATGGATGAACTTCACCTGGTTCGCCTCGTCCTACGACACCGACGACGTGCCGTACCGGCTGCTCACCCTGCTGCAGATGGGCGGGGTGCTCGTCCTGGCCGCCGGCGTGCCGTCCGCGTCCGAGGACGGCGACTACCGGATGGTGACGTTCGGCTACCTGCTGATGCGGGCGGGGCTGGTCGTGCTGTGGCTGCGGGCGGCACGGGAGGATCCGGAGGGCCGCCGGACGGCCGTCCGGTACGCCGCGGGTATCGGCACGCTCGAACTCCTCTGGCTCGTCCGCCTGCTGCTGGATGAGCTCGGTGTGCTCACGGGCGCCGCGCTGACCGTGGGGTTCGCGGCCCTGGCCGTGGCCGAACTCAGCGTTCCCCCGTGGGCCGAGCGCAGCCGACCCACGAATTGGCATCCACACCACATCGCCGAGCGGTACGCGCTGTTCGCCATCATCCTGCTGGGGGAGAGTGTTCTGGCGGTGTCGACCGGGATCGCCGATGTCCTCACCTCCGGTCTGGACGGATCGTTGGTCGTCGTCGCCGGCTCCGGCCTGGTGCTGCTGTTCGCGCTGTGGTGGCTCTACGAGCTGGAGCCAAGCGCGGACGGACTGTCCACCCGTCGTGAGCGCTCGTACCTGTGGGGCTACGGCCACTACGGGGTCTTCGCCGCCCTCGCCGCGCTCGGGGCGGGCCTGGAGGTCGCTGTCCGGCAGACCGGGGCGCACCACACGCTGGGCACGCTCGCCACGGGCTACCTGGTCGCGGTCCCGACGGCGGCGTTCCTGGCGCTGCTGTGGGTGAGCCACGCGCCGATCGTGCCTCGCTCCACCGTACGGCCATCCGTCGCGCTCGGCGCCTCGGCCCTCGTGCTGCTGGCCCCGGTGGCCGGCGCCGGGGCCGGTGTGGGCGCGATCGTCGCCCTCGTCGCGCTGGTCGCCGCCGCGGCGGTCGCGGTGACCGTCGCACGCGGCTGA
- a CDS encoding AfsR/SARP family transcriptional regulator has protein sequence MATEFGVLGDVEIRVDGVPVDAGPAQQRRVLAALLVDAGRPVPVDRLLGRAWPDGPPSRATLYSYLSRLRQLLAPIGVRLARRAGGYALLTDPESIDLHRFRGLVAEARAAPADERAHALFTRALALWRDDAFAGLDGAWLDGLRDALSQERLSAALDHHDVLLRLGEYAEMLSGAAAVALAHPMDERLARQLMLANYRAGRPAAALDQYRRIRRLLVAELGAEPSVDLERLHRLILAADPALAVDLARPPFPALLPPDLPDFTGRTDQVAALAEWLAPGDGHGRTALAVAGIAGMAGIGKSALAVHVAHQIARSYPDGQLHIDLRGAERTPPDPADALALFLRALGVDWRAIPTDPTERKSLYRSLMADRRILVVLDNAASAKQVRPLLPGAATCAVLITSRPRLTGLEGARWIELGTLSAAGATHLLGQIAGEDRITRQRADAAEVVRLCGGLPLAIRVAGARLTARPGWPLAHLAALLGDERHRLDQLATGDLAVRASLALSYEALEPPARRLFGLLGLFDVPDFTTWLAVAVLETSSHRADQCVESLVDAQLLTLVGSDRAGQLRYRLHDLVRLFARERAEADLTAEQRIRALRLGLGGWLALAERMAPHVPGPCYAPISGSAPRPPIALESAGVPPPDPVRWFDAERAALLSAVRQACDLGLEELAFDLAGCLEKYFDLRGMYADWAATNSRVMRACQHAGNLRGEAVMLRGLVDVRTWIADAPPDQAMTESGASAERLLDMFTRLGDARGIADAEVTHSWALTAQGRHLDALDAATRALHRAEGAAHPGGQARAHVALALAHREQSRLDRAVTHLTEALSAARRLGNARYEATVLQFLGIGHLEMGDLDSSERHLAESLAISHRFRDNYTEALTLLALARLQLRRGDPRARVHADAALAIAREYHMPHHLADALAVLGEIELAHGRPAQAASLLTESVAIWRTRGWLSYQAATLTTLGRAYASIDPPAARRVFNEARALYLRLGHTSKANDVTGLLTQPTPNHHSPARRRRVDQGHMAVVRSPIHDRMPLIDAKVLDRRGRPGLGAGRVLSYRDARRGSSTSFDFPHPRRKTPRARCTS, from the coding sequence ATGGCGACGGAGTTCGGGGTGCTCGGCGATGTCGAGATCCGCGTCGATGGCGTCCCGGTCGACGCCGGCCCCGCCCAGCAGCGCCGGGTGCTCGCGGCCTTGCTGGTGGACGCCGGCAGGCCCGTCCCGGTCGACCGGCTGCTGGGCCGCGCCTGGCCGGACGGCCCGCCGAGCCGGGCCACCCTCTACAGCTACCTGTCCCGGCTGCGCCAACTGCTGGCCCCCATCGGAGTACGCCTCGCCCGGCGGGCCGGCGGCTACGCCCTGCTGACCGATCCGGAGTCCATCGATCTGCACCGGTTCCGCGGGCTCGTTGCCGAGGCCCGCGCCGCGCCCGCCGACGAACGCGCCCACGCGCTGTTCACCCGGGCGCTCGCGTTGTGGCGCGATGACGCGTTCGCCGGCCTCGACGGCGCGTGGCTCGACGGGCTCCGCGACGCGCTGAGTCAGGAGCGGCTCAGCGCCGCCCTGGACCACCACGACGTGTTGCTGCGCCTCGGCGAGTACGCCGAAATGCTGTCCGGGGCGGCCGCCGTCGCCCTCGCGCATCCGATGGACGAGCGGCTGGCCCGCCAACTCATGCTCGCCAACTACCGGGCCGGCCGGCCGGCGGCCGCGTTGGACCAGTACCGGCGGATCCGGCGCCTGCTGGTCGCGGAGCTGGGCGCCGAACCCAGCGTCGATCTGGAACGGCTGCACCGGCTCATCCTCGCCGCCGATCCGGCACTCGCCGTCGACCTGGCGCGGCCGCCGTTCCCCGCGCTGCTCCCGCCCGACCTGCCGGACTTCACCGGACGCACCGACCAGGTCGCGGCGTTGGCCGAGTGGCTGGCACCCGGCGACGGGCACGGACGCACGGCGCTCGCCGTGGCCGGCATCGCCGGCATGGCGGGCATCGGCAAGAGCGCCCTCGCCGTGCACGTCGCGCACCAGATCGCCCGGTCCTACCCCGACGGCCAACTGCACATCGACCTGCGCGGCGCGGAACGCACACCGCCGGACCCCGCGGACGCGCTCGCGCTCTTCCTCCGCGCCCTCGGCGTCGACTGGCGGGCGATCCCCACCGACCCCACCGAACGGAAGTCGCTGTATCGCAGCCTGATGGCGGACCGCCGGATCCTCGTCGTCCTCGACAACGCCGCCTCCGCGAAACAGGTCAGGCCGCTGCTGCCCGGCGCGGCGACGTGCGCGGTACTCATCACCAGCCGGCCGCGGTTGACCGGATTGGAGGGCGCCCGCTGGATCGAGCTCGGGACGCTCTCCGCGGCCGGGGCGACCCATCTGCTCGGCCAGATCGCCGGCGAGGATCGGATCACCCGGCAGCGGGCCGACGCCGCCGAGGTGGTGCGCCTGTGCGGCGGCCTGCCGCTGGCCATCCGGGTGGCCGGAGCCCGCCTCACCGCTCGCCCCGGCTGGCCGCTGGCGCACCTCGCCGCGCTGCTCGGCGACGAACGGCACCGGCTGGACCAGTTGGCGACCGGCGACCTGGCGGTCCGCGCGTCGCTGGCGTTGAGCTACGAGGCGCTGGAGCCGCCGGCCCGGCGCCTGTTCGGCCTGCTCGGCCTGTTCGACGTGCCGGACTTCACCACCTGGCTCGCGGTCGCCGTGCTCGAGACGTCCAGCCACCGGGCGGACCAGTGCGTCGAGTCCCTTGTGGACGCCCAGCTGCTCACCCTGGTCGGCAGCGACCGCGCCGGCCAGCTCCGGTACCGCCTGCACGACCTGGTAAGGCTGTTCGCCCGCGAACGCGCCGAGGCCGACCTGACCGCCGAGCAACGCATCCGGGCGCTACGGCTCGGCCTTGGCGGATGGTTGGCGCTCGCCGAACGGATGGCTCCCCACGTGCCCGGCCCCTGCTACGCACCGATCAGCGGCTCCGCGCCGCGGCCGCCCATCGCCCTGGAGAGTGCCGGCGTACCGCCGCCCGATCCGGTGCGCTGGTTCGACGCCGAACGCGCCGCGCTGCTGTCCGCGGTACGCCAAGCCTGCGACCTCGGCCTGGAGGAACTCGCCTTCGACCTGGCCGGCTGCCTGGAGAAGTACTTCGACCTGCGCGGCATGTACGCCGACTGGGCGGCGACCAACAGCCGGGTCATGCGCGCCTGCCAGCACGCCGGCAACCTGCGCGGCGAGGCCGTGATGCTGCGCGGGCTGGTCGACGTCCGCACCTGGATCGCGGACGCCCCACCCGACCAGGCGATGACCGAGTCCGGGGCCAGTGCCGAGCGGCTGCTGGACATGTTCACCCGGCTCGGCGACGCCCGCGGTATCGCGGACGCCGAAGTCACCCACTCGTGGGCGCTCACCGCCCAAGGCCGCCACCTCGACGCCCTCGACGCCGCCACCCGCGCACTGCACCGCGCCGAAGGCGCCGCCCACCCCGGCGGGCAGGCGCGCGCCCACGTGGCCCTCGCGCTGGCCCACCGCGAACAGTCCCGGCTCGACCGCGCCGTCACGCACCTGACCGAGGCGCTGTCCGCCGCACGCCGCCTGGGCAACGCCCGGTACGAGGCGACCGTCCTGCAGTTCCTCGGCATCGGCCACCTCGAGATGGGCGACCTGGACTCCAGCGAGCGGCACCTGGCCGAGTCGCTGGCCATCTCCCACCGGTTCCGCGACAACTACACCGAGGCGCTCACCCTGCTCGCCCTCGCCCGCCTCCAGCTACGGCGCGGCGATCCCCGCGCGCGCGTCCACGCCGACGCCGCGCTCGCCATCGCCCGCGAATACCACATGCCCCACCACCTCGCCGACGCGCTCGCCGTGCTGGGTGAGATCGAGCTCGCCCACGGTCGGCCGGCCCAGGCGGCCAGCCTGCTGACCGAGTCCGTCGCGATCTGGCGCACCCGCGGCTGGCTCTCCTACCAGGCCGCGACGCTGACCACACTGGGGCGCGCGTACGCGAGCATCGATCCGCCAGCCGCGCGACGCGTGTTCAACGAGGCCCGCGCCCTCTACCTGCGCCTCGGCCACACCAGCAAAGCGAACGACGTGACCGGCCTACTGACCCAACCCACCCCGAACCACCATAGCCCCGCCCGGCGCCGTCGCGTCGATCAAGGGCATATGGCCGTGGTCCGATCTCCAATCCACGACCGTATGCCCTTGATCGACGCGAAAGTCCTTGATCGGCGAGGCAGGCCAGGGCTGGGCGCGGGCCGAGTTCTGAGCTACCGCGACGCCCGTCGCGGCAGCTCAACATCTTTCGATTTTCCTCACCCGCGCCGCAAGACGCCTCGAGCACGTTGCACCTCTTGA
- a CDS encoding ferritin-like domain-containing protein, with translation MNHPEPRLDGLRQHLQWAIELEHATLPPYLCALYSLDPSRNPEAVQVVGSVFVEEMIHLALTANLLNAVGGHPRLDTPRMLPRYPRRLPHGDRSLELSLVPFGAEALEMFLRLERPAPPGAPAEGDNFDTIGQFYGAIEDGLRRLCVELGERKVFSGDPARQVTAGPFRHSGGRLAAVTDLDSALAALEEIVEQGEGTARGEVWDGDQDIFHPDRDEVAHYYRFQELKMGRRYRRGDTPQSGPTGETLSVDLDGVYSMRRNPRLADHAPGSPIRTAQEDFNHTYCAVLRLLEQAFNGSPEMLGVATGTMYALKAQAQGLFEMSDGEGTTAGPTFEYVPPESRAASRRIVVLPDGPYVVHGRIPLRRKRKIVSAENAALTWETGDAIATGDTYVLCRCGRSGSKPFCDGTHAVIGFDGTETADVRSYEELQHVHDGVGISAQRVGELCIHAAFCLGRTRPIAAMLADSADSDVRSNIMGRIDHCPSGSYSYALHRGGEPIEADLPQAVSVLAEENGLASALWVTGDVPVVRADGQPLQTRNRMTLCRCGHSANKPLCDGTHREIDFRDEHAGEVRAEAAPG, from the coding sequence GTGAATCATCCAGAACCGCGGCTCGACGGTCTTCGCCAGCACCTTCAATGGGCGATCGAATTGGAACACGCCACTCTGCCGCCGTACCTCTGCGCGCTCTACTCGCTTGACCCATCGCGGAACCCCGAAGCCGTACAGGTGGTGGGCAGCGTCTTCGTCGAAGAGATGATCCACCTGGCGCTGACCGCGAACCTGCTCAACGCCGTCGGCGGGCACCCTCGGCTGGACACGCCGCGGATGCTGCCGCGCTATCCCAGGCGCCTGCCCCACGGCGACCGCTCTCTGGAGCTGTCACTGGTTCCGTTCGGGGCCGAAGCACTCGAGATGTTCCTCCGCCTCGAACGGCCGGCACCGCCCGGTGCTCCGGCCGAGGGCGACAACTTTGACACGATCGGGCAGTTCTACGGCGCGATTGAGGACGGACTGCGCCGCCTGTGCGTCGAACTCGGCGAGCGGAAGGTGTTCAGCGGTGACCCGGCTCGCCAGGTCACCGCCGGCCCATTCCGGCACAGCGGCGGGCGACTGGCAGCGGTCACCGATCTCGACTCGGCATTGGCCGCGCTGGAGGAGATCGTCGAGCAGGGCGAAGGCACAGCGCGTGGCGAGGTCTGGGACGGCGACCAGGACATCTTCCATCCGGACCGGGACGAGGTCGCGCACTACTACCGGTTCCAGGAGCTCAAGATGGGCCGGCGATACCGGCGCGGTGACACCCCGCAGTCCGGGCCGACCGGCGAGACCCTCTCGGTCGACCTCGACGGCGTCTATTCGATGCGACGCAACCCGCGTCTGGCCGACCACGCTCCAGGTAGTCCGATCCGGACCGCCCAGGAAGACTTCAACCACACCTACTGCGCCGTGCTGCGGTTGTTGGAGCAGGCGTTCAACGGCAGCCCGGAGATGCTCGGCGTCGCGACCGGCACCATGTACGCCCTCAAGGCCCAGGCGCAGGGCCTGTTTGAGATGTCCGATGGCGAGGGCACAACCGCCGGCCCGACATTCGAGTACGTACCACCGGAGTCCCGGGCGGCGAGCCGCCGGATCGTGGTACTCCCCGATGGGCCATACGTCGTCCACGGACGGATTCCGCTGCGCCGCAAACGCAAGATCGTGTCCGCGGAGAACGCCGCGCTGACGTGGGAAACCGGTGACGCCATCGCGACCGGGGACACGTATGTGCTGTGTCGCTGTGGCCGCTCCGGCTCGAAACCGTTCTGCGACGGTACGCACGCGGTGATCGGGTTCGACGGCACGGAGACGGCGGACGTTAGGTCGTACGAGGAATTGCAGCACGTCCACGACGGGGTCGGCATCTCGGCCCAGCGGGTGGGCGAGCTGTGCATCCACGCCGCGTTCTGTCTCGGCCGCACCAGGCCGATCGCGGCGATGCTCGCGGACAGTGCCGACAGCGATGTCCGCTCCAACATCATGGGGCGGATCGACCACTGCCCGTCCGGGTCGTACAGCTACGCCCTGCACCGCGGGGGCGAACCAATCGAAGCCGACCTGCCGCAGGCCGTTTCGGTCCTCGCGGAGGAGAACGGTCTGGCCAGCGCCCTTTGGGTCACCGGAGACGTGCCTGTCGTCCGGGCGGACGGTCAGCCACTCCAGACCCGGAACAGGATGACGCTGTGTCGCTGCGGCCACTCCGCCAACAAGCCCCTTTGCGACGGAACCCACCGCGAGATTGACTTCCGCGACGAGCACGCCGGTGAGGTTCGGGCCGAAGCCGCGCCAGGGTAG
- a CDS encoding helix-turn-helix transcriptional regulator — MSSSAPRRGLRGRRSECEALDRLVADAKAGQSQALVLRGEAGVGKSALVEHLVGNAAGCQVLRAAGVESEMELAFAGLHQLCVPVVGHLDRLPGPQRDALSIAFGMRAGNAPDRFLVGLAVLSLLAEVAEQRPLVCVVDDTQWLDRVSAQTLAFVARRLLVEPVALVFAVRAPTQGPGDDRLTGLPELEIRGLRESDARALLDAVFPGRLDEGVRDRIVAETRGNPLALLELTRGLTAAELAGGFGRPDAQPLASQIEQSFLRRVGGLPAQAQRLLLAAAAEPVGDPSLLRRAAERLDIGADAAAAAEAAGLIEFGARVRFRHPLVRSAAYRAADPADRRDVHRALAEATDPDSDPDRRAWHRAHAAVEPDEAVAGELERSADRAQARGGIAAAAAFLRRATELTPDPARRGARAVAAARATFEAGAPDEALELLAAAQLGPTDELLRGRLARLRGQIVYARRRGGEALPLLLDAANQLKRVDDRQAREAYLEAVGAAVFAGHLNGGIGVREAAEAARAAPRGPQPPRQVDVLLDGLATQFVEGYVPAAPLLKRALHAFRRDAERNDGDIMRWLWLTWMVAGDLWDDEAWHELTTHAVRAARQAGALNFLPLALTYRASVHVHAGEFDLASALIEESDAITEVTGNSPLGYASLVLVAWRGEDAQAAALIQAQGQWATTWGEGRAVGLGHYLTAVLYNGLGQYQAALASAERAGEHDDLAVVGFALVELVEAGARADAPDAAAAALRRLEERAGASGTDWALGVLARSKALLSDGHAADLLYREAIERLQRSRIAVDLARTHLVYGEWLRRENRRRDAREHLRTAYEMLRGFGAQAFAERARRELLATGETVRQRAVDVREALTAQEAQIAQLAAGGKTNSEIGAELFISPRTVEWHLRKVFTKLDVNSRNKLRGVLA; from the coding sequence ATGTCGAGCAGCGCTCCTCGGCGCGGGCTGCGTGGCAGGCGTAGTGAGTGCGAGGCGCTGGATCGGTTGGTCGCGGACGCCAAGGCCGGGCAGAGTCAGGCACTGGTGCTGCGCGGCGAGGCCGGGGTCGGCAAGTCCGCACTGGTCGAGCACCTGGTGGGCAACGCGGCCGGATGTCAGGTCCTGCGGGCCGCCGGCGTCGAGTCGGAGATGGAGCTGGCATTCGCCGGGCTGCACCAGCTGTGCGTGCCGGTCGTGGGACACCTCGACCGCCTTCCCGGCCCGCAGCGTGATGCGTTGTCCATCGCGTTCGGAATGAGAGCGGGAAACGCGCCGGACCGTTTCCTCGTCGGGTTGGCGGTGCTCAGCCTGCTGGCCGAGGTGGCCGAGCAGCGGCCGCTCGTCTGTGTGGTGGACGACACTCAGTGGCTCGATCGGGTCTCCGCGCAGACGCTGGCCTTCGTGGCGCGCCGGCTGCTTGTGGAGCCGGTGGCCTTGGTGTTCGCGGTGCGTGCACCGACGCAGGGTCCGGGCGATGACCGGTTGACGGGACTGCCGGAGCTCGAGATCCGGGGTTTGCGTGAGAGCGATGCGCGTGCGCTGCTGGACGCGGTGTTCCCCGGGCGGCTGGACGAGGGCGTCCGGGACCGGATCGTCGCCGAGACCCGCGGCAACCCCCTGGCCCTGCTGGAGCTGACACGAGGGTTGACGGCGGCGGAGCTGGCCGGCGGGTTCGGGCGTCCCGACGCGCAGCCGCTGGCGAGTCAGATCGAGCAGAGTTTCCTGCGGCGCGTCGGAGGGCTTCCGGCGCAGGCGCAGCGGCTGCTGCTGGCGGCGGCCGCCGAGCCGGTGGGCGACCCGTCGTTGCTCAGGCGGGCGGCCGAACGGCTCGATATCGGCGCCGACGCCGCGGCGGCGGCCGAGGCGGCAGGGCTGATCGAGTTCGGTGCGCGGGTGCGGTTCCGTCATCCGCTGGTGCGCTCGGCCGCCTATCGCGCGGCAGACCCCGCAGACCGCCGGGACGTGCACCGGGCATTGGCCGAGGCGACCGACCCCGACTCCGACCCGGATCGCCGGGCCTGGCACCGCGCCCACGCCGCGGTCGAACCCGACGAGGCCGTAGCCGGCGAACTGGAGCGCTCAGCCGACCGGGCCCAGGCCCGCGGCGGTATCGCGGCAGCCGCCGCGTTCCTGCGGCGGGCCACCGAGCTGACACCCGACCCGGCCAGACGCGGCGCCAGAGCGGTGGCCGCGGCGCGGGCCACCTTCGAGGCCGGGGCCCCCGACGAGGCGCTCGAGCTCCTGGCCGCCGCGCAGCTGGGCCCGACGGACGAGCTCCTGCGCGGGCGGCTGGCCCGGCTCCGCGGCCAGATCGTCTACGCGCGCCGGCGCGGCGGTGAGGCGCTGCCGTTGCTGCTCGACGCGGCCAACCAATTGAAACGCGTCGATGACCGGCAGGCGCGGGAGGCGTACCTCGAAGCGGTCGGAGCGGCGGTCTTCGCCGGCCACCTCAACGGAGGTATCGGAGTGCGGGAGGCGGCCGAGGCCGCCCGCGCCGCACCGCGGGGACCGCAACCGCCACGGCAGGTCGACGTACTTCTCGACGGCCTGGCGACGCAGTTCGTCGAGGGCTACGTGCCGGCCGCGCCGCTGTTGAAGCGCGCTCTGCATGCGTTCCGGCGGGACGCCGAACGCAACGACGGCGACATCATGCGCTGGCTCTGGCTGACGTGGATGGTCGCCGGCGACCTGTGGGACGACGAGGCGTGGCACGAACTGACCACGCACGCGGTCCGGGCCGCCCGGCAGGCCGGCGCGCTCAACTTCCTTCCCCTGGCCCTGACCTACCGCGCCTCCGTGCACGTGCACGCCGGCGAGTTCGACCTGGCCTCGGCGCTGATCGAGGAGTCCGACGCGATCACGGAGGTGACCGGCAACTCGCCCCTCGGATATGCCTCGCTGGTGCTCGTCGCCTGGCGTGGCGAGGATGCCCAGGCAGCGGCGCTGATCCAGGCCCAAGGCCAATGGGCGACCACCTGGGGTGAAGGGCGGGCGGTCGGTTTGGGCCACTACCTGACCGCGGTGCTGTACAACGGCCTCGGTCAGTACCAGGCCGCCCTGGCCAGCGCGGAGCGGGCGGGCGAGCACGACGATCTGGCGGTCGTCGGTTTCGCCCTCGTCGAGCTCGTCGAGGCGGGCGCCCGCGCCGATGCCCCCGACGCGGCCGCGGCCGCCCTGCGACGACTCGAGGAGCGAGCGGGCGCCAGCGGCACGGACTGGGCCCTCGGCGTGCTGGCCCGGTCGAAGGCGCTGCTCAGCGACGGCCACGCCGCTGACCTGCTGTACCGCGAAGCCATCGAGCGGCTCCAGCGCAGCCGGATCGCCGTTGACCTCGCGCGCACCCACCTGGTGTACGGCGAGTGGCTGCGCCGCGAGAACCGGCGCCGCGACGCGCGCGAGCACCTGCGCACCGCATACGAGATGTTGCGGGGTTTCGGCGCTCAAGCCTTCGCCGAGCGCGCCCGCCGCGAACTGCTGGCCACCGGCGAGACGGTCCGCCAACGTGCGGTCGACGTACGGGAGGCCCTCACCGCGCAGGAAGCCCAGATCGCCCAGCTCGCCGCCGGTGGGAAGACGAACTCCGAGATCGGCGCCGAGCTGTTCATCAGCCCCCGCACGGTGGAATGGCACCTGCGCAAGGTGTTCACCAAACTCGACGTCAACTCGCGGAACAAGCTCCGCGGAGTGCTGGCCTAG